GGCCCGCTCGACGCGCAGGTGCAGCCCCGCTTCGGCGGAGCCATCCTTGCCTGTCTCCGGCGCGAGGGGCTCACCGAGGACGACGCGGATTTTCCTCGGGCGGATGAGGGCGCTTCCGCGGGGCATCGCGCGGTGGGCGCCGTCGATGAACGCGGGCACCACGGGCACGCCCGCCCTGGCCGCCAGAACGGCGACGCCCCGCTCGAATGGCTGGAGGCTGCCGTCGCGGCTGCGCGCGCCCTCGGGAAAAATTCCGACGACCTCGCCCCCCTCGAGCGCCCGCAGCGCCCGCTTGATGGACCCCAGCTGTGTCCCGCCCTCCGTGTCGATGGGGATCGCCCCCATCGGCGCGCAGAACCACCGCAGGTACCACGGCTCGTAAAAGGAACGCATCATCAGGAAGCGGACGGGGCGCGGAAACACGGCGCCCAAGACGAGCGGGTCGAGGTAGGAGGCGTGGTTCGCCGCCACGATGAGGCCGCCTTCCTCCGGAACGTGCCCGGCGCCCTCCGCCGTAAGGCGAAAGGCGATTCGAAAGAGAAATCTCCCAAAGGAGCGCACCAGGCGATAGGTAAGGTTGGTCCGCATAGCTTATTTTACCGCACCATAGGAGCTTTCCTATCGAAACCTGACGGAAAAAGGAGGTTCGGGAAGTGCGGAAAGTGCGGAAAGCGCGGGTCGCTGATCCCGATAACGCGGCGAATCCCCGGTACCGGGGCGCTTCCCGCGGAAGGAAAGGCGTTACGGTCGGGTCGCGTATACGGAAGATGCCGACGCGAGCACCTCGCCGTCCGCAAGCTTGACGCCCTCGTCTATAAGGATCGCCTTGAGCGCCGCGAGAAAGAGCATCACGCTACGCCGGCGGCTCGTGTGCCCCATGATGCCGATCCGCCAGACCTTCCCCTTGAACGGGCCGAGCCCCGCGCTGACCTCGATGCCGAACTCCTCGAGGAGCCGGCGGCGCACCCTCGCGTCGTCCGCGCCGTCGGGAACGTACACCGGGTTGAGCACCGGAACCGCGTGCTTCGTCACGTAGCGGAGCCCCATCGCCTCGAGCCCCGCGCGCAGGGCGCGGTGATTCAGCTCGTGCCGCTTGATCCGCGCCTCGAGCCCTTCCTCCAGAACGATGCGCAGCGCCTCGCGCAGCGCGTACGTCATGTTGATGGGCGCGGTGTGATGATAGACGCGCTCCTCGCCCCAGTACTCGCGCACCATGGAGATGTCGAGATACCAGTTCCGGGCCTTGGTCTTGCGCGCTTCCATGGCGGCCACCGCGGCCGGCGAGAGCGTCACGGGAGCCAGGCCCGGCGGGCACGAGAGGCACTTCTGCGAGCCGCTGAAGCAGGCGTCGACCTTCCAGTCGTCCACGGCCACCTCCACGCCGCCGAGAGACGTCACGGTGTCGAGGAGGAACAGGGCGCCGGCCTCGTGCACGAGTTTCGAAATTTCCTCGACCGGCTGATGCGTGCCCGTGGAGGTTTCGGCATGGACGATGCCGAAAACTTTCGTCTTCGGGTATTTCTTCAAGGTCTTGGCGACGACCTCGGGATCGAAAATCTCGCCCCACTCGGCTTCGATTGCGTGGACCACGGCGCCGTTGCGCTCGGCTATGTCCTGCATCCGGGCGCCGAACTTGCCGTTCACGCATACGATCATCTCGTCGCCGGGCTCGATAAGGCTGCACACGCACGCTTCCATCCCCGCGCTTCCCGCGCCCGAGACGACGAGCGTGAGCTCGTTCCGTGTGCGGAACACCTCGCGCAGGAGCGCGCTCGTCTCGCTCATGATGCGGAGGTATTCGGGATCGAGGTGCCCGATCGTGGGAGCCGCCATGGCCCGGAGCACGCGATTCGGCACGTTGCTCGGGCCCGCGCCCATCAGGATGCGCGACGGCGGTTTAAACTCTCCAACACTCATTCTCGTCCTCCACAAAATCAGACATGGTTCTCAACCTTCCTTGTTTTGCACGAAAGCGCCATTATAGATAGGGGGTGTCAAAAAATCAACGTTCTATCATGAAAAACTGTCGGTCACCGCGCCCCGGTCGGCCGAGCTCACCAGCTTCGCGTACTTGTAAAGGACCCCCCGCGTGTACTTCAGAGGCGGCGCCTTCCAGCTCTTCAATCGCTTGTCCGTCTCTTCCGGGCTTATGTTCAGCTGAAGCAGTTGCTTGTCCGCGTCGATCGTGATGCTGTCGCCGTCGCGAACAACGGCCAGGACGCCTCCCGTCTGGGCCTCGGGAGAAACATGCCCCACGACCATGCCGTGGGTGCCCCCGGAGAACCGCCCGTCCGTGATGAGCCCCACGTCCTTTCCGAGGCCCTTGCCGATGAGCGCGGAGGTCGGCGCGAGCATCTCCCGCATGCCGGGGCCCCCCTTGGGGCCCTCGTAGCGGATGACCATGACGTCGCCTTTCTTTATCTTGTCCCCGAGGATCGCCTTCAGTGCATCCTCCTCGGAATCGAAAACCTTGGCGGGGCCCGTTATGGACGTGACCTTCAGGCCGGACACCTTGGCCACGGCCCCTTTCGTAGCCAGGTTTCCCCTCAGGATGACGATCGGGCCCGTGGGGCGCAGCGGGTCCTTAAGGCTTCGTATGACCTTCTGGTCCGGCTGTAGGCCTTCCGCGCCCTTCATGTTCTCCGCGAGCGTTTTCCCCGTGACCGTCATGCACCCGCCATGCAGGAGCCCCGCCTCGAGGAGCATTTTCATGACGCCCGGAACCCCTCCCACCTTGTACAGGTCGTACATCACGTGTTTCCCCGAGGGCTTGAGGTCGGCCAGGTGGGGCACTTTCCCGGCAATTCTTTCGAAATCCTCGAGCCCCAGGTCCACGGAAACCGCGTCCGCCATCGCGATGAGATGCAGGATAGCGTTCGTGGAGCCGCCCAGGGCCATCACGACCGCTATGGCGTTCTCGAAGGCCTCCTTCGTCATGATGTCATTGGGAAAGATTTTCCTCTCCAGCATGCGGATCACGGCTTCCCCGGCGCGGAAACATTCCCCCTTCTTCTCCTCCTCCTCCGCCGGCACGGACGCGCCGCCCGGAAGGCCCATCCCCAGGGCCTCGATGGCGCTGGCCATGGTGTTCGCCGTGTACATGCCGCCGCAGCTGCCGGCCCCGGGACATGCGCTGCATTCGATTCCCTTGAAGTCCTCCTCCGAGATGTTCCCGACGTTGTGCCTCCCGACTGCCTCGAAGATGCTCACGATGTCGACGTCGTTTCCCTTGTAGTTGCCGGGCTTTATCGTGCCGCCGTAGACGAATACCGAGGGGATGCCCAACCGCGCGATGGCCATGAGGCATCCCGGCATGTTCTTGTCGCAGCCGCCGATGGCCACGAGGCCGTCGAAGCGCTCGGCCTGGCTTACGGTCTCGATGGAATCCGCGATCACCTCGCGCGACGCCAGCGAGAACTTCATCCCCTCCGTGCCCATCGAGATGCCGTCGCTTACGGTGATGGTTCCGAACGTGAGCCCGGCGCCGCCGCCCTCCCTTATGCCCTTCCTGGCCTCCACGGCCAGTTGGTCGATGTGCATGTTGCACGGCGTGATGTCGCTCCACGTGGAAGCCACGCCGACGATGGGTTTTTCAAAATCCTCGTCCCGGAACCCCACGGCCCTGAGCATGCCGCGGTTGGGCGCCCGGCTGTCTCCGTCCGTAATCAAACGGGATCGTATTTTTAGATTCGCCTTGCTCATCTTGACGCTTTCCTTATGTCCGCGCCGGGCTTTTTCACTCCCACCGGATGGCGGTGACGCCGCTCTTTACGATATCTTCCACCCCGAAGGGCTCGAGCGTCTTGACGAGCGCCTGCACCTCGTCGGGGGTTCCGTGGAACGCGACGAGCGTCCTGTCACCCTTCGTCTCGACCACGCTGGCCCGGGGGGGAAGGTTGGCGGCCCGGACGAAGGCGTCGCACTCCCCCTCGGGCACCTTGAGCTTGACCAGGATCAGCTCCCGCTCGAGGTAGCGCGCGCCGAGGGAATTCGAGACACGGATGACGTCGATCAATTTCGCAATCTGCTTCGTCAGCTGGGCGACGCCGGTTTCCGTCGCGTTCACCTTGATGACCATGCGGTAGATGTCCGGGTTCATGGTGGCCTCGGCGATGAAGGAGTTGATGTTGTAGCCGCGGCGGGAGATGAGGCCCGAGACGCGCGACACGAGTCCGAACCGGTTCATCACCAGCATCGAAATGGTGTACTCGCGTTCCTCCTCTTTGGGGAAGGGTTCTTTCACGGTGTTTCCTTAGCGGACGGCGTCTTCCAGGCCGATGGCCTCGGTAAAGGGGGCGCCGCTCGGGACAAGGGGATAGACGTTGGTTTCCTCGGGAATCACCATGTGAAGCAGGTATGGGCCGTCGTGCTCCAGGCATTTCTTGATGGCCGCGGGGACGTCGGCGTTGCGCTCCACGCGCGCTCCGGCGATCCCGTAGGCCGAGGCCAGCTTCACGAAATCCGGATTCCCCTCCAGGTGGGTGCAGGAATAGCGCTTGTCGAAGAAATGCTCCTGCCACTGCCGCACCATGCCGAGGTATTTGTTCTCCATCAAGACAATCTTTACCGGAATCTTATTGGTGGAAACGGTCGCGAGCTCCTGGATGTTCATCTGGATGCTTCCGTCTCCGGTGATGGCTATGACGAGCTTGTCGGGATTGGCGACTTGCGCCCCCACGGCGGCCGGCAGCCCGAATCCCATCGTGCCGAGGCCTCCCGATGTCACGAAATAGCGGGGGCGGCCCTGGCGGAGGAGTTGGGCCGACCACATCTGGTGCTGGCCGACGTCGGTCGTGACGATTACGTCGTCGGTTCCGCGCTCGGAGATGCACTCGAGGATGGTCATGGGATTGACGCCGTCCTTCTCGTCCAGCACCTTCTTGGGATACTGCTTCCGCCAGCGCTCGATCCGCGCGAGCCACTCCGGACGCTTCTTTTCCGTCACCGACTCGCGGAACCTCTCGAGCAGGATTTTCGCGTCGCCCACGATGCCCACGTCCGCCCTGACGTTCTTGTCGATCTCGGACGGGTCGATGTCGACGTGGATGACCTTCGCGTTTTCGGCGAAGGTCTTCAGATTGCCCGTGATGCGGTCGTCGAAGCGGCTTCCGAAATTGATGATCAGGTCCGCCTTCAGCACGGCGTTGTTCGCGTAGCCGCTTCCGTGCATGCCGAGCATCCCCAGCGCAAGGGGGTGGGCCGTGGGGAGCGCCGAGAGGCCGTGGAGCGTGGCCGCGACGGGGCAGTCGATTTTCTCGACAAACGCGGTGAGCTCCGGTGTCGCGTTGGAATACACCACGCCTCCGCCGCAGATGAGGACGGGCCGCTCGGCCCGCTCAACCAGCTCGCATGCCCGAGCGACGGCCTCTTCGTCCACCTCCTCGGCTTCCTCGGGATGGTACCCCGGCAGATTCACCTCGTCGGGATACACGAACTCGGTCTTTTGGTTTTGAACGTCCTTCGGCACGTCGATCACCACGGGCCCGGGGCGGCCCGACAGGGCGATGTGGAACGCTTCCTTGAACGCCCGCGCGAGGTCGCGTACATCCTTGACGAGATAGCCGTGCTTCGTCGCGGGAAGCGTGATGCCGAAGACGTCGATCTCCTGAAACGCGTCCGTTCCGATGACCGGACAGGCCACCTGCCCGGTGATGGCGACCACCGGCGAGCAGTCCATGAGCGCCGTGGCCAGTCCCGTGACGAGGTTGGTCGCGCCGGGGCCGGACGTGGCCACGCAGACCCCCGCTTTATCCGACGTGCGGGCGTAGCCGTCGGCCGCGTGGGCGGCGCCCTGTTCGTGCCGGACGAGGTAGTGCCTGATCTTCGAATCCATCAGCGCGTCGTAAAAGGGCATGATGGCCCCGCCGGGAAAGCCGAAGATGTGCTTTGTCCCCTCGAGCTCCAGGCACTTCGCCATGATTTGCGCGCCGCTCAGTTCCATATCACGCTTCTCCGAGAAAGTCTTCCCCTAAGGAGGTGGTGTTTTATCCCTAACGCTTCGTTAGTCCTTGAGTTCCTTGGCCTCGAGCCACGGCATCATCCTGCGCAGCTTCAAGCCCACCTTCTCGATCGGGTGCTGCCGGTCGCGCTTGGCCAGGGCGTTGAACTTGGGGCGGCTCACCCGGTTCTCCATAATCCATTCCTTGGCGAAGTCGCCGCTCTGGATCTCGGAAAGAATCTTTTTCATCTCGCGCCGCGTCTCGCCGGTGATGATCCTCCGCCCGCGGGTCAGGTCGCCGTACTCGGCGGTGTCGCTGATGGAATAGCGCATCCACGTGATCCCGCCCTCGTTGATGAGGTCCGTAATCAGCTTGACCTCGTGCAGGCACTCGAAGTACGCGAGCTCCGGCTTGTAGCCCGCCTCAACGAGGGTGTCGAACCCGGCCCGGATGAGCTCGCTCAAGCCGCCGCACAGGACCGACTGCTCGCCGAAGAGGTCGGTCTCGGTCTCGTCGCGGAAGGTGGTCTCGATCACACCGGCGCGCGTGCCGCCGATGCCCTTCGCGTACGCGAGGGCGAGCTGTTTGGCCTTCCCGGAATAATTCCGCTCGACGGCCAGGAGGCAGGGAATGCCTTTTCCCTCCGTGAAGAGCCGCCGCTCGATGTGCCCCGGCGCCTTCGGGGCGACCATGATGACGTCCACGTCCTTCGGGGGCTTGATCTGCCCGAAGTGGATGGTAAAGCCGTGGGCGAACAACAGAACGTTTCCTTTCTTCAGGTTGGGCAGAATCTCCTTCTTGTAGACCTCCTCCTGAATGTGGTCGGGCAGAAGAATGGAGATCAAATCCGCCTGTTTGGCCGCTTCCGGCGTGGACAGAACCTTGAAGCCTTCTTTCTGGGCCGCCTTCTTGGCCCTGGGCGCCGGCTCCGCAACCACGACATTGAGTCCGCTGTCCCGCAAATTCAGGGCATGGGCGTGACCCTGGCTCCCGTATCCGAGGACGGCGATCTTTTTCTTCTTGAGCGGTGCGAGGCTCGCGTCCTTGTCGTAGTAAATCTTCATGGCCTTCTTTCCTTTCCTTGTTCGTTCATTTTCCTGTGCTCTGTATAATTTACATACGTTACTCCGTTCTCTAGAAAAAAGCAAATTTTTCCTATATACCGATGGAGCCGAGGGGAAAAGGCGCCGCCGCCCCGGCGGGGTATGCCGACCGCTCCGGGTCTAGCGACAGGCGGGGGCGAGGGAAAATTCCGGCTAAATTACTTGAAATTTTGGTAAAACGGCATATAATATGTAAGTGAGACAATACGATGCCTTATCTGGAGGGTTTTCGTAAGGCGGTATGGGTGCTCCGGGAGCGGGAGGGGGAGGTGCACCCGGGGTGCCGCCGGGGAGATGACGGGATGAAGGAGCGCGAGGGGATGGCTCGTTCGTGGGCGTTATTCCTAGTCGGCATGCTTGCATGGATCTGGGCAAGCGGCCTCGCCTTCCCGGCAGACCTCTACGTGGACGCCGCGTTCGGCAACGATGTCAACGACGGGCTTTCGTGGGGGACGGCGAAGGCTACCGTTGGGAACGCCTTGACCGCGGCCGACGGAACGCCGGGGGCCGACACAATCTACGTGGCGGAAGGGACTTATCAAGAAACGATGAATTTCTGGTTCGGCCCTGACGATGTCTCCCTGATTGGTGGCTTTCCAGCAGGGGGCGGGGCGAGGGACCTCGCAGCTCATCCAACGGCCGTGTCGCCTCCGAGCGGCTCACCCTTTGAGGCTTGGTATTCGGCCAACGTCTCCCTCGACGGATTCATTCTTGAGAACGGCCGCCACAATGTGATTGCGGATTCGACGAACATCACCGTAAGAAATTGCATCATCCGAAACAACACGGATCAAGCCATCATCGGGAGGACAGAGGCCTGCGGGGGTATGTGCTTTGGAGTGTGTATTCAGATTGTAGGGTGGCCGTCTTGGGGATATGGCGGGGGACTTTACGCATACAACTCATCCGTAGAAATTGTCAACAATCTTATTGTTGACAACACCATAACCCTGTACGATCCGGCTCCTTGTTCCCCCGAGTGGGGCCCTAATCCGCCGGGTGGCGAGGGCGCGGGGATGTGCCTATCGAATGTTACGGGCTTGGTAGCGAACAACACGATCGCCTCGAACGACAACCTTGTTCCTCCTTTCTATCAAGTCTGGATGATACCGGGCTACCGATCCGGCGGCGTGTACCTCGAAAACGTTTCCGCATCCCTTGTGTTCCGCGACAACATTATGTGGGGCAACGTCGGTTTCAATTATTGCGAGCCCGCCGGGCTTTTACAGCCCGTCTACTGCGACTCGGGAAGTTTGTTGGGCGATTTCTCGGGGCCGGGCAACATTCGGCTCAACCCCCTCTTTGCCACCGGCCCCGGCGGGGACTATTACCTGTCGCAGACGGCTGCGGGGCAGGGCTCCGATTCGCCGTGCCTGGATGCGGGAAGCGACACGGTGGCCGCCGTCGGCATGACGGACACGACGACGCGCACGGACCGGGTGGAGGACGCCGGAACGGTGGACATGGGATATCACGAAATCTTGGCGAGTATCCCTGATTTAGAATACACTGCCCACAGCTTCACCGATTGCGGGAACGTCGACGGCTTCGCGGACCCGGGCGAGACGATCACCCTCAGCGTCACGGCTGAGAACACCGGCAACGCGGACGCTTTCAACGTAAGCGGAGTGCTTTCCACCATAACGCCGGGGGTTACGGTGTTCGTGAACAACGCCGCGTTCCCCGACATCCCCGAGGGCTTGACCGGAGCGTCGCTCACGCCGTACCGGTTCGTCGTGGACCCGGGCGTGCCCTGCGGGACGCTGATTGACTTCGCGCTCGATCTTACCTACCAAGACAATTTGGGAAATCCCCTCACCAGCGCCGAGTCGTTCCAGGTGCCGGTGGGCCAGCCCCAGCCGCCGCTTACACTCCTCCTTACGGACTTCGAGGACTGCGCGGACCCGCCGACGTCGGTCTGCCCGCCGTGTGTTCCCGTAAATGGAGACTGGACGGTCATCAACAACGGCAACAAGGTCGGCTGGACGCACGCCGGCCCGGGCTGCCCGTCGACCTGCGAGTGGGGGCTCTTCCCGACGAACTACTACATTTGCGACACCACCTGCCCGGGCTGGTCGACGGTTCACAACGAGGAGCTCATCTCGCCGGTGATTGACACCTCGGCGGCGGCGGCGGTGACGCTCCGATTCGACCACGACTACTACAACTATTCGATGCCCACGACTTCGGACTTGAACGTGAGGAGCTCGCTCACGGGCGGTGCCTGGGTCACGCTGAGGGATTTTGCTGATTGTTGGCTTTGGTGTAGTTGGGATCCGTGGATGTGCGACAATTGCATCACCGGACCCATTGCGCTCGACGCCACGGCGCAGTGCGCGGGCGCCGCGGACTGCCAGTTTGAATTCCACCAGGTGACGAACTACTACGACTCCTGGTGGTGGGCCGTGGACAACGTGGCGGTGGAGGCGCCCGTTGCTCCGGTGTGCAGCCCGGCGGCACCACCCATAGCCTACGATACGGGCTTCGATCCGACCACGACGCTCGCGCAGGTCTGCGGCGACGGCGACCTTATCGTGGAGCCGGGCGAGGAGTGGCAGGCGACGGTGCAGCTCATTAATTCCGCGGCATGCACCGTCAACAACGTCAAGGCGGATTTAACGGTAAACCCGGGCTCGGCGGTGGCCGCTGCCGTTTGCAACAATCCGGGCGATTATGGAAACATCCCCGCGGGTGGCACGGCGCAATTCACCTATTCGTTCGTCGTGGACACTGGGGCTGTCTGCATCAACGACATCACGTTCGACGTAACCGGCATTGTCTCGGACGAGGGGGCGTATCCCGGCGAGATTCCCGCGTTCGCGGTGCAGGTGGGAGCGCTCGCTCCCGGTCCGACGGAGCCCGGGGCGCAGGCGACGGACCCGCTGACGGAGAAGAACGGAACAATAAGCTCGGACTTTACGCCTGCGTTCACGATTCCCGGCGCTGCTAAGTCCGCCACACTTTCCTACGTGCTTTCCGGGGGAACCGACTTGGTGAACTGCGTCGAGGTGGCGCTAGTGGACCCGTTGGGGACGGCGACGGTGGTGAAGCCCCTGGGCGCGGCGGACGCCAATCCCTACGACGTGACCGGGCTCTACACGGGGGCGGGCACGTATCAGCTTCAGCTGACGGAAGCGGGAAAGGGCTGCGGCGGGGGAGGCAGCGCGACCCTGACGGCGGGGACGCTGAGTGTAACGGCTCCGGACGTTACGGAGTGCGACGTGAGCGCGTGCTCGTGCCCGTGCCCGACGGCGACGATTTCCGAATCGGCCTGCGATTGCTCACTCAATGTGGTGCTTGATGCGAACCCGTCGGGCGGAACGCCGCCGTACACCTATCTTTGGAGCACTGGCGAGACCTCGCGGACGATCGTGGTGGTCGGCGACGGGGTGTCGTCGTACGACGTGACGGTGACGGACGCGAACAGCTGCCAGGGTTCGGATACCTACGGCCCGTTGCAGCTTTGTGTGCCGTGCTGCATCACGAGCGCGACGGCGACGGCGCTCGGGCCGACGACGTTCTGTACGGGTGGCTCGGTGGACCTGGTGGCCACGCCGGACGACGGAATCGGACCGTTCACGTACCTGTGGAGCACGGGAGATGCGACGGCGACGATCACGGTGAGTGCGCCCGGAACGTACAGCTGCGACGTGACGGACAACGATCCGGGCTGCGGCAACACGGTCACGACGAATTCGATCGCGGTGACGGTGAACGAGAATCCCGTGGTCGCGATTTTTGGGCCGACGGAGACCTGCGAGGGCGGCTGCGTGACGTTCACGGTGATTCCGTCCGGCGGGACGCCTCCGTACGACATACTGTGGTGCACGGGAGAGACGACGCAGAGCATTACACTGTGCCCGCCGGTGGGCGTCACGACCTGTACGGTGACGGCGACGGATGCAAACGGGTGCGTGTCCTTCCCGACGATCTTCATGATTACAGTGAACGAGAACCCGACGGCGGTGCCGACGGTGGATGTGGATCCGGCGTGTGAGGGCGCGGTGCAGACGTTTACGGCGAACAACGTGGGCGGCGACACGTTCCTGTGGAACTTCGGGGACGGGGACACGTCGACGTTGCAGAATCCGACGCACACGTACGCTGGGGCTGGCTCGTACACGGTGACGCTGACGGTGACCGACTCGGCGACGGGCTGCACGTTTGGACCGGTGGGAGTGGCGAGCAACCCGGTCGAGGTGAACGTATGCGTTGTCCCCTCATTGGTTTATAGCGGCCACTCGCTCACCGACTGCGGGAACGCGAACGGGGCGGTGGACCCGGGCGAGACGATCGACCTCGACGTCACGGCGCAGAACACGGGCGGCGCGGACGCCTTTAACGTGAGCGGAACCCTCTCGACGATTACACCCGGCATCACGATTACCACGAACACGGCCGCGTTCCCGGACATCGCCGTGGGGCTTACGGGCACGTCGCTCACGCCGTTCCAGTTCGTGGTGGATCTGAGCGTGCCGTGCGGGACGGTGATAGACTTCACGCTCGACCTTGCGTACGAAGACGGGGTTGGGAGTCCCTTCTCCAACGCCGCGTCGTTCCAGGTGCAGGTGAGTGTCGGAGGGCCGGTAACNNNNNNNNNNNNNNNNNNNNNNNNNNNNNNNNNNNNNNNNNNNNNNNNNNNNNNNNNNNNNNNNNNNNNNNNNNNNNNNNNNNNNNNNNNNNNNNNNNNNCTGCTTCTCCTCCGGATCGACGTTGATGGTGCCGCTTCCGTAGATCATGAGATCTTCTTTATCTTCATCTTCATCCGGCTCGCCCTCCTCCACATCCCAGGAGCCGACCCAGCCGAGTATTTCTCCGTCGGCGTCGCGGACTGCGCGGAAATCCGCGGGAAAAACCTTCGTCGTCGTGCGGTAACTCTTTTCGTAGTCGCCTTCCTTTTCCAGCATGTGTTCCTTGAGGTTCGGATGACGATGGAAAACCCCGGTGTCCATGCCTCCGACGTCCTTGATGTGCGTGAGCCCGCGCGCGGCTTTGCTGTAGCGCTTCATGTTCTCTATCAGCCCCCTTAGATTGTTCAGGGTGAACGGGTTGATGTAGATCATTCTCAAGTCGGGGTCGCAGACGACGAAGTTGAAGTGGGCCTGGTCCATCCAGGGCCTTATCGCCTCGACGAATTTCTCCAAGCCCAGCATCCCTTTCACTCCCCGGCCGGGGACCGGAACCGATGTTTCCCTAAGGTCGACCATGGCGATCTCCTTGCGTTCTGTCGGATGGAGTTGTTGTCGTGATCAGTTCTTCCTCATTGTATCATCTGCCTTGTCCGCTCCGAAGCCCTCAACGCCAAGGATTGATGAGTAAGGAGTAAGAAGCAAGGAGCAAGGCCTGTTATCCGCTACTCGCCTTCGTCCTGTCCGCCGCAGGAAATTACAAGAAGACCGTGTAGAGCTTTCCGCTTTCGTCCTCCGCCACCAGCCGCACCGAGAACCACAGGGGGGGAATCTCCGCTTCGAGCTCGAACTCGTCTTCGCGCTCGCGGAGCTCGTAGTCGAGGAGCTTGTCCTCGGTGAAGACGCGCAGGGTTTCCTTCATGCGGGGCGTGAGCGCTTCCCGGTCGAGCACGGCGCGCAGCACGAGCTCCCCCTGTTCGTTTAGCACGCTGCTCATGGCCCGCACGAAGGGGGGAAGCCCGAT
The DNA window shown above is from Acidobacteriota bacterium and carries:
- a CDS encoding PKD domain-containing protein gives rise to the protein MPYLEGFRKAVWVLREREGEVHPGCRRGDDGMKEREGMARSWALFLVGMLAWIWASGLAFPADLYVDAAFGNDVNDGLSWGTAKATVGNALTAADGTPGADTIYVAEGTYQETMNFWFGPDDVSLIGGFPAGGGARDLAAHPTAVSPPSGSPFEAWYSANVSLDGFILENGRHNVIADSTNITVRNCIIRNNTDQAIIGRTEACGGMCFGVCIQIVGWPSWGYGGGLYAYNSSVEIVNNLIVDNTITLYDPAPCSPEWGPNPPGGEGAGMCLSNVTGLVANNTIASNDNLVPPFYQVWMIPGYRSGGVYLENVSASLVFRDNIMWGNVGFNYCEPAGLLQPVYCDSGSLLGDFSGPGNIRLNPLFATGPGGDYYLSQTAAGQGSDSPCLDAGSDTVAAVGMTDTTTRTDRVEDAGTVDMGYHEILASIPDLEYTAHSFTDCGNVDGFADPGETITLSVTAENTGNADAFNVSGVLSTITPGVTVFVNNAAFPDIPEGLTGASLTPYRFVVDPGVPCGTLIDFALDLTYQDNLGNPLTSAESFQVPVGQPQPPLTLLLTDFEDCADPPTSVCPPCVPVNGDWTVINNGNKVGWTHAGPGCPSTCEWGLFPTNYYICDTTCPGWSTVHNEELISPVIDTSAAAAVTLRFDHDYYNYSMPTTSDLNVRSSLTGGAWVTLRDFADCWLWCSWDPWMCDNCITGPIALDATAQCAGAADCQFEFHQVTNYYDSWWWAVDNVAVEAPVAPVCSPAAPPIAYDTGFDPTTTLAQVCGDGDLIVEPGEEWQATVQLINSAACTVNNVKADLTVNPGSAVAAAVCNNPGDYGNIPAGGTAQFTYSFVVDTGAVCINDITFDVTGIVSDEGAYPGEIPAFAVQVGALAPGPTEPGAQATDPLTEKNGTISSDFTPAFTIPGAAKSATLSYVLSGGTDLVNCVEVALVDPLGTATVVKPLGAADANPYDVTGLYTGAGTYQLQLTEAGKGCGGGGSATLTAGTLSVTAPDVTECDVSACSCPCPTATISESACDCSLNVVLDANPSGGTPPYTYLWSTGETSRTIVVVGDGVSSYDVTVTDANSCQGSDTYGPLQLCVPCCITSATATALGPTTFCTGGSVDLVATPDDGIGPFTYLWSTGDATATITVSAPGTYSCDVTDNDPGCGNTVTTNSIAVTVNENPVVAIFGPTETCEGGCVTFTVIPSGGTPPYDILWCTGETTQSITLCPPVGVTTCTVTATDANGCVSFPTIFMITVNENPTAVPTVDVDPACEGAVQTFTANNVGGDTFLWNFGDGDTSTLQNPTHTYAGAGSYTVTLTVTDSATGCTFGPVGVASNPVEVNVCVVPSLVYSGHSLTDCGNANGAVDPGETIDLDVTAQNTGGADAFNVSGTLSTITPGITITTNTAAFPDIAVGLTGTSLTPFQFVVDLSVPCGTVIDFTLDLAYEDGVGSPFSNAASFQVQVSVGGPVT